In Phoenix dactylifera cultivar Barhee BC4 chromosome 11, palm_55x_up_171113_PBpolish2nd_filt_p, whole genome shotgun sequence, the following are encoded in one genomic region:
- the LOC103710502 gene encoding U3 snoRNP-associated protein-like YAOH, translating into MKHRVLRKPSRTKGGKKKPRSFNDDDDPFFETDTKRRRKGRYAANDGDDDLESDDELADDGGEEEEPAEPEETADEKRVRMAREHLERIRAIARKVEEEEEGEEDEEERREEREGRRDSLVAEFLQKGQLEESGRVRRFLASRVLSSETLDEFRLLLKHRQSVTSVALAEDDSRGFSASKDGAILHWDVESGKSEKYLWPSEDVLISHYAKAPQNPSIKRSKHVLALAVSSDSRYLASGGLDRHIHLWDTRTREHIQAFHGHKGPVSCLTFRQGTSQLFSGSFDRTIKLWNAEDRTHMDNLFGHQSEILTIDCLRKERLLTAGRDRTMRLWKVPEESQLIFRAPASSLECSCFINDSEFLSGSDDGSIELWSILRKKPTHIIKNAHAPPLYPNNHLHKEVTERMPDGGNTENGICKSESYLSAHSWVSSVAVCRGSDLAATGAGNGVVRIWAIESDNKGIRPLFSCPLVGYINSLAFAKSGRFLLAGVGQEPRLGRWGRVPAARNGVAIHSIRLKEE; encoded by the exons ATGAAGCACCGGGTCCTCAGGAAGCCCTCCCGCACGAAGGGGGGCAAGAAGAAACCCCGATCGTTCAACGATGACGACGACCCCTTCTTCGAGACCGATACCAAGCGGCGGCGCAAGGGCCGCTACGCCGCCAACGATGGCGATGACGACCTGGAGAGCGACGACGAGCTGGCCGACGAtgggggagaggaggaggagccgGCGGAGCCGGAGGAAACCGCGGATGAGAAGAGGGTCAGAATGGCGAGGGAGCATTTGGAGAGGATTCGAGCTATAGCGAggaaggtggaggaggaggaggaaggggaggaggacgaggaggagcggcgggaggagagggagggtaGAAGAGATTCTTTGGTAGCGGAGTTTCTCCAAAAGGGCCAGCTTGAGGAGAGTGGTCGGGTTAGGAGATTTCTGGCTTCAAG GGTTCTAAGTTCAGAAACTCTCGATGAGTTCCGACTCCTACTGAAGCACCGTCAGTCTGTTACTTCTGTAGCTTTGGCTGAGGATGACTCGAGGGGGTTTTCAGCTTCCAAAGATGGGGCCATTCTGCACTGGGATGTTGAAAGTGGGAAAAGTGAGAAGTACTTGTGGCCCAGTGAGGATGTACTGATATCACATTATGCAAAAGCTCCTCAAAATCCATCTATAAAGAGAAGTAAGCATGTATTAGCTTTGGCTGTTAGCTCCGACAGTCGGTATTTGGCCAGTGGTGGATTGGATCGCCACATCCATTTATGGGATACTCGCACGCGGGAACACATCCAG GCATTTCATGGTCATAAAGGACCTGTCTCATGCCTTACTTTCAGGCAGGGAACCTCCCAGCTTTTCTCTGGTTCCTTTGATCGAACAATTAAACTGTGGAATGCAGAAGACAGAACTCACATGGACAATTTATTTGGTCATCAAAGTGAAATATTGACAATTGATTGTCTCAGAAAAGAACGACTTCTGACTGCAGGGCGTGATCGGACTATGCGATTGTGGAAA GTTCCTGAGGAATCACAATTGATCTTCCGGGCTCCTGCATCATCTTTGGAATGCAGCTGCTTTATTAATGACAGCGAATTCTTATCTGGCTCAGATGATGGAAGTATCGAGCTTTGGAGCATATTACGGAAAAAGCCTACGCACATAATAAAAAATGCTCATGCTCCTCCATTATATCCTAATAATCATTTGCATAAAGAAGTTACGGAAAGGATGCCTGATGGTGGTAATACAG AAAATGGCATCTGCAAATCTGAAAGCTATTTATCAGCCCACTCATGGGTTAGTTCTGTTGCGGTGTGTAGAGGTAGCGATCTCGCTGCAACTGGAGCTGGTAATGGTGTGGTCCGTATATGGGCAATTGAAAGTGATAATAAAGGCATTCGACCATTATTTAGTTGCCCCCTG